One genomic window of Malaciobacter molluscorum LMG 25693 includes the following:
- a CDS encoding sensor histidine kinase: MLRKSEKRLLQLIKYAPIIFIISLSLLITYILLLNNQAYYKKEIRKIETSFTHQKKEEIKLEVEKFYQYIIYQKNKSEDKLKHELKERVNEAYNIAHNIYLENKDKDKKIILKMIKDALRNIRFNEGRGYYFIHDIKGNNLLYPLNQNLENKNYINLKDKKEYFFVKKIVETIKNKTESFDTYYWSKPSKEENRVHKKVSFYKYFPVLNISIGTGEYLNDFENSIKRDILKYINKINKINDKYLFIVDYKKNILGHKALEKINKKSEILNDDIIVKIINIAKNKKEGFLTYSESFITDKKREKTSFIKNIPKWHWAIGMGFYKDKLEIIIKQKKKEANKIKKQYIINILLISITITLVLLLISCYISNQIKKKFIKYKEIIYKEIDKNKQKDNLLTQQSKMATMGEMIGNITHQWRQPLSLISTAASSIKIQKEFGILNDKDLNDDLKMITDATIHLSKTIDDFKNFFKPNKNKSYFTTTYILEKSINLISAQFKFKNIEIIKQIENIELFQLENELIQVLINILNNAKDQLTIKDIEHKIIFIKTYKKDEQLIISIKDNAGGINKEIIDKIFDAYFTTKETENGTGIGLYMSKEIISRHMRGELIVKNSNFEIKQKKYYGANFIIKLPLY, encoded by the coding sequence ATGTTAAGAAAAAGTGAAAAAAGATTATTGCAGCTTATAAAATATGCACCAATAATTTTTATAATTTCCTTATCACTGTTAATTACCTATATTCTATTATTAAATAATCAAGCTTATTACAAAAAAGAGATAAGAAAAATAGAGACTTCTTTTACTCATCAGAAAAAAGAAGAAATTAAATTGGAAGTTGAAAAATTTTATCAATATATAATTTATCAAAAAAATAAAAGCGAAGATAAATTAAAGCATGAATTAAAAGAAAGAGTAAATGAAGCATATAATATAGCACATAATATTTATTTAGAAAATAAAGATAAAGATAAAAAAATAATATTAAAAATGATAAAAGATGCACTTAGAAATATCAGATTTAATGAAGGAAGAGGATATTACTTCATACATGATATAAAAGGCAATAATCTACTTTATCCATTAAATCAAAATCTTGAAAATAAAAACTATATTAATTTAAAAGATAAGAAAGAGTATTTTTTTGTAAAAAAAATAGTTGAAACAATAAAAAATAAAACAGAATCATTTGACACATACTATTGGAGTAAACCCTCAAAAGAAGAAAATAGAGTTCATAAAAAAGTATCATTTTATAAATATTTTCCTGTTTTAAATATATCAATAGGAACAGGTGAATATTTAAATGATTTTGAAAACAGTATTAAAAGAGATATTTTAAAATATATAAATAAAATAAATAAAATAAACGATAAATACCTTTTTATAGTTGATTATAAAAAGAATATTTTAGGACATAAAGCATTAGAAAAAATAAATAAAAAATCTGAAATATTAAACGATGATATTATAGTAAAAATAATTAATATTGCAAAAAATAAAAAAGAAGGATTTTTAACATATAGCGAAAGTTTTATTACTGATAAAAAAAGAGAAAAAACTTCATTTATAAAAAATATACCAAAATGGCATTGGGCAATTGGAATGGGATTTTATAAAGATAAATTAGAAATTATAATAAAACAAAAAAAGAAAGAAGCAAATAAAATAAAAAAACAATATATTATTAATATATTATTAATAAGTATCACTATAACATTAGTTTTATTACTTATTTCGTGTTATATATCTAATCAAATAAAAAAGAAATTTATAAAATATAAAGAAATAATTTATAAAGAAATAGATAAAAATAAACAAAAAGATAATCTTTTAACACAACAATCAAAAATGGCAACAATGGGAGAGATGATAGGAAATATTACACACCAATGGAGGCAACCATTATCTTTAATTTCAACAGCAGCTTCTAGTATAAAAATTCAAAAAGAGTTTGGAATACTAAATGATAAAGATCTTAATGATGATTTAAAAATGATAACTGATGCTACTATACATCTATCAAAAACAATTGATGATTTCAAAAATTTCTTTAAACCAAATAAAAACAAAAGTTACTTCACAACAACATACATTTTAGAAAAAAGTATAAATTTAATATCTGCACAATTTAAATTTAAAAATATTGAGATTATAAAACAAATAGAAAATATTGAACTATTTCAACTTGAAAATGAATTGATTCAAGTATTAATAAATATATTAAATAATGCAAAAGATCAATTAACAATAAAAGATATTGAACATAAAATTATATTTATAAAAACATATAAAAAAGATGAGCAATTAATTATTTCTATAAAAGATAATGCAGGTGGCATAAATAAAGAGATAATAGATAAAATTTTTGATGCATACTTCACAACTAAAGAGACAGAAAATGGTACAGGAATAGGGCTTTATATGAGTAAAGAGATAATTTCTAGACATATGAGAGGAGAATTAATTGTAAAAAATTCAAACTTTGAAATAAAACAAAAAAAATATTATGGAGCAAATTTTATAATCAAGCTTCCTTTATATTAA
- a CDS encoding RluA family pseudouridine synthase: MPFILKKYNAISGKKIQLFLLQDLALSPKLSQKYLSKSRVFDENQIPYNQSELIRGNSIYIAQFEGHTQGLKPLLEFKEFALFDKPSNLMVHPISKNTKYSLLDEIRYHFGEDANLAHRIDAETSGLVIVGKNKKSEIELKNMFLEKKYKKSYLAIVEGKITKEIKIDKKITKEGKNIGVRMKTSQKEGKESLTIIKPISYNEKKNLTLIEAIPYTGRQHQIRVHLYSIGHRILGDPIYGVDDRSAENYLNKTLDKKQREEITGSFRLWLHANYLEFCYKNIIFKLYSKNNSLKNHFFI; the protein is encoded by the coding sequence GTGCCTTTTATTTTAAAAAAATATAATGCTATTAGTGGCAAAAAAATACAACTATTTTTATTACAAGATTTAGCTTTAAGCCCTAAGTTATCGCAAAAGTATCTATCTAAATCTAGAGTTTTTGATGAAAATCAAATTCCTTATAACCAAAGTGAATTAATTAGAGGAAACAGTATATATATTGCACAATTTGAGGGACATACACAAGGTCTTAAACCCTTACTTGAATTTAAAGAATTTGCCCTTTTTGATAAGCCATCAAATCTTATGGTTCATCCTATTTCAAAAAATACAAAATATTCATTATTAGATGAGATTAGGTATCATTTTGGAGAAGATGCAAATCTTGCACATAGAATTGATGCTGAAACTTCGGGACTTGTTATTGTAGGCAAAAATAAAAAAAGTGAAATTGAATTAAAAAATATGTTTTTAGAAAAAAAATATAAAAAATCATATTTAGCAATTGTAGAAGGAAAAATCACTAAAGAAATAAAAATTGATAAAAAAATAACAAAAGAGGGTAAAAATATTGGAGTAAGAATGAAAACTTCACAAAAAGAAGGAAAAGAATCTTTAACAATAATAAAACCAATATCTTATAATGAAAAAAAGAATTTAACTTTAATAGAAGCAATTCCATATACAGGAAGACAACATCAAATTAGAGTTCATTTATATTCAATAGGGCATAGGATTTTAGGAGATCCGATTTATGGAGTAGATGATAGAAGTGCAGAAAATTATTTAAATAAAACATTAGATAAAAAACAAAGAGAAGAAATTACTGGTAGCTTCAGATTATGGCTACATGCAAACTATTTAGAATTTTGTTATAAAAATATTATTTTTAAGTTATATTCTAAAAATAACTCACTGAAAAATCATTTTTTTATATAA